The Mytilus galloprovincialis chromosome 3, xbMytGall1.hap1.1, whole genome shotgun sequence genomic interval ctgtccggcgtaaacatgtcgcaccgtaacttgagaacgacttatccaaatttcatgaaacttaacatagttgttacttacgatggtcaaatgatctgtatactttttggtgaaaataagattaagaCTTTtcgagttacggcactttgtaactaaaacaggggtgtgtttttttcacatgtcgcaccgtatctcaaaaacgattcttgattatggcttaaaactttaaacacttcttagttatattaatcttaatatctgtatactttttggtgatgattcaaaatttcatttttgagttattgagtattttgtaaaaaagggggagggttttttacatgtcgcaccatatctcaaaaacgatttatgattattgcttaaaactttacacaagtctttgttatattaatctgaagatctgtatactttttggtgatgattcaaaatttcatttttgagttattgagtattttgtaaaaaagggggaggttttttttttacatgttgtgctgtatctcaaaaacaatttatgattattgcttaaaactttacacacttctttgttatattaatctaaagatctgtatactttttggtgatgattcaaaacgttattttggagttattgagtattttgttaaataggggagggttttttttacatgttgcgctgtatctcaaaaataatttatgattattgcttaaaagtttacacacttctttgttatattaatctaaagatctgtatactttttggttttgattcaaaattttattttagtgatatttagttttttgtaaaaaaaacagggttgggggtttcacatgtcccgccctTTCTCAAAAACagtatatggttattgcttaaaactttctcagaaactatttatgattattgcataaaacttccacacaagacgtcgggcgtatcatgcgctcatggcgcagctgtttattatggtattatgaacataataagatgaaaagtgaaaaatcgcgaattatccctttaagtaacagtttataaatgataaaaatgaaaatataaaaactcaACAATCTAACCGCAATGAAATTCTAAGCCATCAGCTCTTTTATTATTAAATGTATGAGATGGCTAATAATCTGTAAAATATGTCAGTTAACTCTCCTAAAAAATCTTCTTTCAAACTTTGGCAAATGCAAAACAGATTTACTATATCCAGGGACTTCATTTTTTTGCCAAGTTTTGATCAGTATATAAATTTACATGGGAAGTTCAACAAGTCATAGAAGGATGcctgaaatgaataaaatattgtattgatGGCTAGCCAGCCGCTAAACAGCGAAGGTTTCTAGAAATCcttattttaatgacaaaatgttaaatgtattttacatgcttttatttatttctagCAAAACATTTCACAAAGACAGACACAATATTATATCCTACGTATGCTTTGAAGAAGAGGATAGTGCAGGAAGAGCTCTATTATTGTGAGTTACATGATAAGAATTTAAGATTTGTAATTTGAAGATGAATTTATATGGTCAATTATTATTTGTCAATACAGAATTTATTGCAATGTCAATGTGACAGGATTGTAATCACAATATATTTTAAACTCGCACTTcggattttttgaaattttctctgtatagcaaaaaaaaaaatatcacattttggtttaaattgataaaatctcATAAAAATATATGCACCCAATAATCTCTGAATTGACAGTAGATCAAATTTTCATTGGTTTTTGTATCATACCTTTTTAGAAGGATAATATGTAGGGTACATACAATGTATGTGATCATGAAAAAGTAACTACCTGTAGCagcaaatttaaaatttcatttactttttcaCTGTACTGTTTCTCTAGCCAGTTGTTTGATGGAGTAGCAGCAGATACTCATTTTAAGCTGTGTTGGTGTTGATTGAAATTATTAATTGACATTTAAATAAGcagtaataatttcaaaaatacaaCTTTCGAGTTctatgcatttccgtcaaaaactttgatttaagTGAACATCATTTGTGTGTTTAGGGTCATCGCCACTTCGGTTCCAATTTTGAGTGAGTGATTTGAAAACTATACAGCTACATTGCAAGTAtcattcggcaaattgaattctcataattATCTCTGCACTGCTGTCactagggaattgtgattaagtacctacagaacaaatattatttctagtttatcccgCACAATGGCGATCACTAAGACCCTTGATGATGGTTTATATAGTGCAGGTATACAGGCGCTCCCCTCTATCCTGTAAAAGATGTCATAaaatcccctctatctggtaaatgtcATCATAAAGGcctgcataattgacgagttttctCCAATGATGGGCAAACTCTAAAGTGGTCTATTAAATGAGGGTAACACACTTTCAAATATAATATTGCTTTTTTCAGGCCTTTATGAACATAACAAATTTGATatacataacataaaaaaattacaaaaaaattcaagcaaacagacaaaaaagaaaaattcacatttgaatagaaataaatgtacaaatctcttatggagagttgtcttaatggcaatcatactacaatttcttatttttaagccccatttatgggcattatgttttctggtctgtgggtcagtccgtctgtttgttcattcgtttggtctgtttgtcccgcttcaggttaaagcttttggttgaggtagtttttgatgaagttgatgtccaatcaacttgaaacttagtactcatgttccctattttatgatcttttcaatttttatgccaaatcAGAGATTGTCCcctattttcacggtccattgaaaatagaaaatgatagtgcggattaGGCATCTGTGTCTATGACCACATTCTTGTtataattgacaaataaaaatgattaattcTCATTAACATCAATTAAATTACATCTGTAATTTTCAAAGCATTCCATATGCATATTAAGTATGTTTACTTATGTTACATTACAGAAATGGTCAGGAAATAGATGGGAATCATATCAGAGTGGATATATCTAATAATTCAAAGAGGGTAAGAGACAGAATTTTATCAATATTCAGATGCAATGCAACAAGATCAATAAAAACTTTCAATAAATTTGTGAAAAAAGTGCCCAATCATGTTTACTTATCTGTAATTACTTGTTTTGATGTAAAGACTTTCaggtctaatttaaaaaaaacaacaacaaaaaacaacacattaattGTCTTTCTTGTGTCCctctttttattattcttttcacTTTCAGttgattttgtgggtacaggtaaaCCTCAAATTTAAGAGCTCGTCTcacagaaaaccatgcaaaattcAAAAAATCGTCCAGGTGGATGGTCAAAACTTGTCTGGTCAATTTAGATTTTTAAGATGTTAAGTacattagaaataataaaaaccaTTTTAGATTCCATTAATTTGTGTCTATATTTAGTAACAGCCTATTTTGCATATTTGACTGAAATGGCTTGATTTTCTACacgggggggggtctcaacatgggattttgggtacaggtgtgcagctgggattttaaaaacaccccccattcatatattgaataattgtgaaatccctacctatacatatatttcacagcgaaatcataacccattcatatatttatcacccattgatatatcacaatcggtcaattactacctattgatatatttcctcggtaaaattgcaccccattgatatatttgacggatcaaaaaagggacccattccagcggcacatatgtatatacctttatataggaagagaccccccccgTGATTTTCTACCATAAAAACCATTCAGTTGAAGAGCATCTACAAAATGTTATGCACATTGTGTTGGGTTAAAACTTgataatattataataacaaCTATAATAGATCATGTTTTATACTTTTATGAGATGTTTTGCTCTTTTGACTATTTTATAGAATGCTATATATGAAACCTACTTCTGCATATGCTGTTTTTCAATAAAGTTTGGGTCACTGGTTTCAGAAAAGGTGAAGCTagaaattcatgaaattatctttattttaaacattgttctaagtttaacaaaatataaaaaatcaaggaCTGCTTATAATGGACTGGGGTATGAAATTTTTGCCATTCATCTATAGAGAAACACAGTCagatttttttggtaaaaaaggAATCAGTTGGCATTTTTCATGCCTTGTTCTTCGTTCACCAATAGACAGAGAAAAACTTGATCTTTTTTGTTATGTGCATATTTTAGAGGATGGATCACAGGGTTGGTTCTCTATTGCTAATATACTTGTTCACTTTCTTCATGAATTCAAAAGTGACAAACCCTTATTAGAAGAATTATTCCTGAAAAGTGACAATGCTGCTTGCTACCATTGCACAAATCTTATTTCATTCATACAACAATGTAACAAAGACTTTCCTATCAAAATCAAGCAGTACAACTTCAGTGAGGCTCAGGCCGGAAAAGATTTGTGTGACAGTAAGACCGTCAGTTGTAGACTGCATATATTTAAGTATGCCAATGAAGGACATGACATTTTAAATACTAATGATATGAAAACAGCATTGGAAAGTCACGGAGGTGTAAAAGGGACACAAGCCTGTATAGTTTCTGTAAATCAAGAAGTAGAACCTAAGATAAGAACTAAGATTCCAGGAATCAGTACTTTCAACAATTTCACCTTTTTGGATGATGGAATTATTGTGAAGAAAGCATACAATGTTGGTAGTGGAAAGAAGATAGGTAATGGAACACTTACAGATAAAAACCTTGAAGTAGAAAGAGTTTACAACCTGAAGGTAATTTAGAGTCCTGTTAATTACTGATATACATTAGATTACATAGAAGTTAaaaactatatgtcactgtatgtcagccttcatcaatgagcaaaacccataccacaggCAGCTATAAAAAATTCTATCCTTCAGAGTTAAGCAAGCTGCAAATTTAAGAAGTTGATGAATGTTTAATAGAAACATTTTAtagatttcttatatatataggCTATATATAAAACAGACAACTGTTAATAGATTTTTAATAGATTTCTTATATATAGGCTATATATAAAACAGACAACTGTTTCTAACAACACAAATAAGTAtagttaattaaaaaataatattcttatcCTCTTATGGCTCATCTCGTTCAAAAGACCAGGTTGATGtcttagatatagaaagatgtggtttgagtgctaatgagacaactctcaatccaagtaacaatttataaaagtaaatcattataggtcaagttacACCCTTcgacactgagccttggctcacactgaacagcaagctataaagggccccaaaagttATAAGTGATAAACCATTCAAAAGATAAAACCAATGGTCCATCAACAAAATTATTcacttctgaaactactggtcatTTTTTGGATAAAAAAGAAGGCCACACTTATCTGAAGTCATTAGATAAGCTCTTCAGGCTCCACAGAGTTGCGGGTTTTTTATTTGTTCATATGCAGTTGCATGAATCTGTTTTCCTAAAAATGCAGCTACAAATGTTTCATGTTTTTCAGATAAATGATCCTTTTCCTGGAGCACATGAAGTAGGAACTGTTTCACTTAACCAGCACCATGTCGATGAAAACACCACTAATGAAAGTGTTGCCAACGAAGTTTCTGAAACAGTTGGAAATGACCACATTTCTGAAACTGATTCATTCTTTTCATGTCCAGATCCTTCATGTCAGAAGATATTTGCCAAGTGTTTCAATCTTGAAAGACATTTAGCAATTGGAAATCATTCATATGTCACAAATTCATGTACAAGTATGGACGAAGCTGTAAATATGTATGCCTCAAAATGTGAAACACTCAGGGAATCTAATAATTTATTAGTGTCAACACTTACATCAGATACTgaacttaaggaggctcgagggtataaaaatttcagaaaaaaattaaacatttgtttttcattacaaattttatttattaccttttgtagttgttactttatcatatggtacaaaaaacattcaaaacaattaattcgtgttggcttcagatgacttttaaaatgtaaacatcattgaaaaagttccaaattatctccctttgatggaaaaatcccattttttggctttaaaattgaaatatctcttttaactcatcggtgacttacattttttaatataatttcgatatatgctgtacttaaactaaattattgtaaaatttgagcgatttctgtaataaatttctttttttatttcgatattacatttatttctcctattagttcaacagaacaaaaacacttttacaaagatgtatgcttctttcgaaggcagattgtgagcgcaaatgaacggtgaccccatttttttattttatttttctattaactataagataaagttcatttatagaaaaatatagagaaatcctatataaatgatttagacccgcgaacccccttaatatTAACAGTAATTCAGAGGACAGAATGGGATGGGCTATAAAAAACAAGAGAAAATCAACCCGATTCTCACTACAAGTAAAAGATTACTTAATTCAAATTTGTGAAGCTTGTGACAAAACTGGAAAACGTCCAGATTGTGGTTCTTTATCTGAAGAAATAAAGAAAGCTTGCAATGAAAATGGGGAAAAACTTTTCATAAAAGAAGAATGGTTGAGCAGCACACAAATTAAAGGATTCATTGCATCCTATTTGTCTAGAAAATTAAAGTTATCTGATCATGACACTACACCTCCTCCATCTAAAAAACAATCATTTTCTCGAAATGAATGTGTGCTTGAAGAAGTTACAATGGAAGATGACGAGAAACTTAATGAAATTGTGACAGCTTTAGAAACAGATGACTACAATGAAAATATGAACAATatggttgacaatgttttcttagCTATTAACATACAATCATAATCATAGTGTCtcagtatatatacaaaactgTAGATATTTCATAGGTTTATTACTTTAATGATGTTCTTacatgacttaggacaggtttAGGAATTTGTGTAAAGTTTTCTGActcttttgtttttatgccccacctacgatagtagaggggcattatgttttctggtctgtgcgtccgttcgttcgtccctccgttcgttcgttcgtccgtctgtcccgcttcaggttaaagtttttggtcgaggtagtttttgatgaagttgaagtccaatcgacttcaaacttggtacacatgttccctatgatatgatctttctaattttaatgccaaattagtgattttaccccaatttcacggtccactgaacatagaaaatgatagtgcgagtggggcatttgtgtactgaggacacattcttgttttaattttttttaaaaggtatcCCATACATGccatataaaaatacattttgacaatgtttgagcagattctaaatttattttcttttgcttTTTAGACCCaaatcatacatgtactaaaaatgcaaatataaagttaaagtatgagtcagactttttttttttaatttaatatctgGAAAAGGAGCACATTAAAGAATTGATGAGTTTAGCCTATTTTGTTCCTGAACTAATATTCCTCTTACTTATACTGCAAGAACTATAAgtcttatattatatattttttattctctttttttttgcaatttttaatgTAAAAGATTATCTGAGTTTGACTAGTTGGTGTCAAAGAAGATAACATCATTTCTCATAATTTTCTTTTTCACATTGGAATAATGActtaaattgaaagtttttttttattttgcattacTGTGTAGATACAACTGTGTTGTATTTAAAGTTGTCCATCTGTACTTGTTTATGTAATGTTTTACTCATTTATGTTATTAATATCCTGACTGATGTTTTATATTGTAGTAGTTTctgatttctttttttgtaaattttcagaaGTCTTATTTTAATTAGCAAGGTTGatcatttaataatgtttactGAAATTATGATTTGGAATttacttatataaaaatatagtgtattttctttagtcacattgcaaataggagttatctacctttattTCAAGTAATTCACAaataatttaatgaaattataCCTTTATAAAAGATGGTATTTTATATTAAGCTTATAAACATTTCAGATTCTCATCCAAAAATGGTTCAAGTGCAAACAATCAGATCATGCAGATAAATTAGTGTTAAAGCtgaaacaatacaaatatataaaaatacattctTAAAGTTCTTTGtgtactttgattatttgttcACAGGATTTTTCTGATTTGAATTAATCAATTGTATTGAAATGTGGTAGAAAACTAGCATTCACCTGGTAGATTTCAATGTTGTATcaataatttgtcatttttattttttttataaagctttCCATGAGTGCTTTTAGCACTTTGATTTTATGTTTGCAGTATAATATTGCTTTAAATTACAGAAAACAACATTTGTATTAATAAAACACttgatttgtaaaatctaaaCCAGTAGTTATTGCTTTATTTAGAAAAAGAATGAGTTTATACACTGAAAATAGTATACAAATACAGATTGAAATATGTAGAGGACTAGCTGTACTAAGAAACAAACTACCGATATTTCTAATTATTTGCCGTgggtggattttttttatttctttaacttATCAGAGAGGTTTATTTTGATACAGTTAACTTTTAATTACAGCTTCACCTTTTCGCCATTTTAGCATTTTTGTCAGGTGCTTATTTGGCTGAAATAGCCAATTCACTGTACACCAGTACTATGAATAGAGAAATTGGACTGccatagaaataaatatatattaattattctGTTTTTTTCTTCCTTATATAATGGTTTTTCACATGAATTGGTAAAAAAGGATATTAATcctgcctataattgcttattttttcattgaaaatgattaaaaaagactaaaatttgccaattttcccgtaaaaaatggtaaaaaatagatGGCGCTGCAAAACTCCGCAATCCAAAAAAATTCAAGCAAAAAATTTTACAAGTGATATTGGCATGGCCTAAGCAATTGTCTGTACCAAATTTCATGACATTCTGTGAGAATCACTCCTGGACacttttgcatggttttctgtgAGACAAGCTCTTAAATGTTCaaaaattttttgatttttttgcagtATTGTATGCAGACTAAATGTCAAATCCACAAAATCCAATATCAACAAAGATATTGTTTTTCCTCAATACATGATTATAAATGAACTCACAGTATACttttacagcggattccattgagtgtgtagcaaaaggtaatatctttggttagcttgcttgtcagctgaaccgtgaagtcattaggtcaggtatactaccctcttttcgaagtagcatagtccaacagacagatagacTGGTTTTCTGTCGGACTTGTctattcttaaagtagggtagtttacctaaacTAAccatgacttcacggttcagctaacatgcaagctaaccaaagatataacctttggctacacactcagaAGAATCCGCTGTAATGAGAGATATTCCAATGCATTTGAAAcaattatgatattttttcattacagcATGATGATGCCAATACAGTTTTCATTGGAAACATGACTTATGGTTAGTGAGTTTATATAAAGTATTTTTATACCCCATCTAttatgcccaatttatgggcattatggtTGCATTATGTGTGTCCGTTcctctgtctgtttgtctgtctgttccATTTTAgattaaagttttggtcaaggtagttttgatgaagttgaagtcacatgTTCCCATTGATATGATctatctaattttaatgccaaattagagattttaccccattatcacagtccactgaacatagaaaatgatagtggggatggggcatccatgtactttgtacacattcttgttttatctgTTACTGTTGCTCCTAAAAAGTCTAGTTTATTAACCAGTCATGCATCTTATCTTCATCAAATGTGTCAACATATTTTAAGACCATAGGTCAAAGGCCAAGATCATCAGTAAACAACACTCGAATCATTttgtgtaatataaaaaagaagatgtggtatgattgccaatgagacaactatccacaaaataccaaaatgacagacattaacaactataggtcaccgttcagCCTTTAACCCTATTTGATTCGTAAATTGCATCAATATGTTCAGTTTATCAATAGAAGAAAACTGTAATTTGAAAACAAGGAGAAACATTATTAGGATATTAAAGCATGCATATGCCCCATCAAATTTCCATCCAACATGGTTAGAGTATGATCATAGGGAGTTTGAGAGTTTGAGTACTTTTAATTTTCAAGGGCAATTCTACCTGATAGCATTATGAAACCTTACAACAACAAATTATGTGTGATCGTGAGGTGTTCTCACACATTGTGACGTTAGttatataacacaaaaaaaaattgatttgatttttggtgttttaagcCCACTTTTAAGCACCCAATTTAGGCTATTTTGTGGCGTTCAGTGTTGATTAGTGAAGGAAGCCCAAGTGCCCAGAGAAACcatgaccttcgataggaaaactgacagttctagtcaattaagattggagtcaagtgtaCCAACCgagttcgaactcacaacctcagtgttgactggctattGATTACAGTATTAACTACTTAGACCATTTGGCCATCGAAGTTACATCTAAGGTCTAAACCTTATAAAAAATAAGTGCTTGAATTCTTCTGGGAGATTTAAATAAGTTGTCATTTACATGAAATGAATTTCTGATTATTCTAGATATAACAGAAAATGAAGTATGGAAACATTTTGAAGATTGTGGAGAAATAGAAAATGTCCGAATTATAAGAGATAATAAAACTGGCACAGGAAAGGGTATTGGATATATAGAGTTCAAAGTGAGTATTTACTTCAGATCTTGGAACTGGTAAACCTTAATACATATTTATACATACAGTTAAAGATGAGTAACAATTTATACAATGATTAATCCTGAATTTGCAAAGATTTCAGTTTGTTTGATGGTTTATAGTTGATTAACAATGaaatgagctgcgtcggatagaaatcgaccttatgcaagtgtacgtatgtttatatatgtataagaCTTGGTTTAATTTTGGAACATTTAAAAAACGATTCAAAGATAAATTTTGGTCTGATATATAGGGTTGTCATATCAACAAAGTTATCTCATATCAACAGTTACATATACTGATTGTTCATAGCGATTTTTTCAACCCGACAAAAGGTTAaaaatgtattgatattcatttgcataaggtcgatttctatccgacgcagctcaaatGTTACATGAAAATGACATTTACTAAGCTTTTGTTATTATATCCCCACTTACAGAGTGTGTTGTAAACTGATTCATGTTACTTTTGTTATGTTGTAATGCTCCATTTGTAGCAAGGGACCCATTAAGTTTTAGCCTCGTCAGTCTGAACGTCCAACTGTATGTCCAATGTTTGTTTATCCATACATCTGTTTGTCCAGAAATTggtttcctttctctaactttaTTTAGACTCAATCAAATGTAATGAAATTATACACAACACTTATTgtccaaaccctacccaaaggttgaaacagtgggtaggtaggta includes:
- the LOC143069834 gene encoding uncharacterized protein LOC143069834, whose product is MKTALESHGGVKGTQACIVSVNQEVEPKIRTKIPGISTFNNFTFLDDGIIVKKAYNVGSGKKIGNGTLTDKNLEVERVYNLKINDPFPGAHEVGTVSLNQHHVDENTTNESVANEVSETVGNDHISETDSFFSCPDPSCQKIFAKCFNLERHLAIGNHSYVTNSCTSMDEAVNMYASKCETLRESNNLLVSTLTSDTELKEARGKLKLSDHDTTPPPSKKQSFSRNECVLEEVTMEDDEKLNEIVTALETDDYNENMNNMVDNVFLAINIQS